The Humulus lupulus chromosome 7, drHumLupu1.1, whole genome shotgun sequence region ttaattttatgAGTTTTTAATCTTATATTTGATAttacgttttgatgagtttttaaattggttggaacttgggttttgatgggtttgggccatggagttgattgggaactttgcttATCGGATTTGGATATTTTATGAAGGGTTTTCAAATAAGGAAAACAGAGAAAATGGCTGGGTTCAAAGTCACGCCGTGGCTCAGGCTTGACAAAGGTGGAGGATTGGTTGTTGGGCAATTAGGGTTGCGGCGCCTGGTAGACATGCCGTGGCTAGAGGCGCAGGCAGAGAAGGGGGTAAGCCCCTGACTTGAGAGGGTCACGGCTCAGGTGTTTGGGGCCACGACTCAAAACGGGAAAAAAATGCCGAAATGGGTTTTAATTGATGGGAACTTAaatctaagggctcgggattgatcctactacccagtttcgtaggatttgatgtctcggaggctaggactcggtccgaaagcctttatttacttgttaATGACggaattctatattatggttgtgactaggttatcattaGGGGCTCCGAACCTGGGTCGTTCATTTGTAACCTGTGCTTGGGGTAAAGGTAAggaaattgcacccagtatgtgatacatatGATAATGGCTTGGCCTGAATAGTTCAACATGGTTATGTTACGGCTTCAGCGCCTGATTATATgtacatgattattattatgcttgtgattgttcattaagcatgttgaatgctttatatctttatatttgatatatgatgaaTGCATATTAGCATCATATAATTGaggaaagcattgacttattagtcaaggatggaattagcatgttgaatgctggtcgtaaggcattgacatATTAGgcttgcttattatgatttggaaatatgttattaattgcgtatgagcatgtttaagttttcttactgagccttggctcacgagtgctgtatggtgcaggtaaagggaaaagaaagcttaACCATCCTTGAATGGGAGAGCTTAGGTGAGGATATGTACATATGAGGTTGCTCGATCACCACGGCTTAGGATTTATAGatgaactagggtcaaaccctattttgccacttaggtcggcaggttgtaacacTTTTACTGtagttaaccttttaaatgtattttgggatcccatgtatacagtaaacgttttggTGAAACATTTGTATCTtggaccaaaaattttaaccctaagccgttaatcacatttagttacatgattatgaccaaatgacttgtttagtgagtttaacactatttaaaatacacagtgtaatggtccctgagtagtagggcgttacaacgaaCAACACCTCCGATTCATACTACAAAGATTGAGGGAGCATTGGTCTTAAGAAAAGTTTGagaagtgtgagttctgattACCTCAGGTGACATTACTTGGTCACATGGTCAGTAAGGAATGGCACCTACTAagctaaaggagttaaagatccaACTGTAGGAGCTTTTAGACAAAGGTTACATCCGACCAAGCTATTCGCCTTGAGGAGCACCAATGTtgtttgtcaaaaagaaggacgagagtatgagaatgtgcattgactatcgagaGCTAAATAAACAAATGATCAAGAAAAAATACCATTTACCTCAAATAGACGATCTtgtcgatcaactacaaggatctacagtattctcaaagatagatttgcggtcagggtatcatcagctaaaggagtacgagtagCGATATCCGATCCATGACTTAGAGTTAGCAGTGGTATTTTTGgcactaaagatttggaggcactatttgtatggagaaaagtgtgaaatctatacggaccacaaaattctgaagtacttctttacgtaGAAGGAGTTTaatatgaggcaacgaaggtggctggagttagtaaaggactatgattgtgagatcttatatcatccaggaaaggctaaTGTCATGGCAGACGCATTTAGTACGCGGAGTTATGGAagcatgtcaacaagttaaggttggacatcaaagacccgctggaaccttgcaaccattagagattcccAAATGGAAATGGCAAAATATAGCGATGAACTTTgtgacgggattaccaaggaccaccaagcagcatgactctgttttggtgatagtagatagactcacaaaatctgctcacttcttgctGGTAAGAACAATTTATAGTGTTGAGCAGTACGCAGTTCTTTATGTGGCagagatagtgagactacatggagttccaaagacaatagtctccgatagaggatcggttttcacatcaaagttctggaaaggtctacagcgtgcaatgggcactaagttaaagctAAGTATGTCATTTCActctcaaaccgatggtcagtcagaacacaccatacaaatattagaagatatgctgaggacgtgtgcattagacttctcaggatcagGGAGCAAGTATCTTCtattgatagaattctcttacaataatagttaccaagtgacgataggcatggcaccttatgagatgctatatggacggaaaTGCCGATCAACACTTCATTGGGACGAGGTTGATGAAAGACGATATCTAGGACCCAAGGTTGTAAGAGAAGCAACggaggcagtagaaaagataagacaacgaatgattgacactcaaagtcgccagaagagctatGCCAATGCTAAGAGATGGGctgttgagttttcagtaggaGATAAAGTCTTTCTTAAAGCTTCTCCAGTGAAGGAGAATATGCATCGATGGAATCTAAGATTGCAGACTattttatgcttctccatatcacaactcaacccccaagagtaaacaccattctagaagtagacttcctatcatcgacatcagtttgaaaatctgaattactgtagcctacagggttcagaacaccacccttgtagactaacatataatccctagttcttCTTatatacttcaggatatgcttaactgctatcaaATGCTCCGCccaaggtttataggtccttttgagatattggacaaagtagggcatgtagcatatcagTTGGCTTTACCGCCCTCATTAGCTGAAATGCATAActtttttcatgtatcgatgttgagaaaatacatatcagatccatcccatgtgctcgattaccagGCTCTaaagttaaaacaagatttcaatTATGAAGAACGGCCAGTACACGTTCTAGaatggggaactaaggagttaaggtccaaaaatgttcctatggttaaaatcttgtggagcagtAGGACAGAAAGAAaggccacatgggaattggaggaatgtaTAAGGGAGCGGTATCGCGAGATGTTTGATaagaaaatttcgaggacgaaattcttttaagtaggggagaattgtagtgtcccagaattttacttagttagatagtagtagtagtagtaggtagtaatagcttatagtatgttagttttagCAAATATTGGTTCAACCCGGTATTTAGTTGGATACTCATAGCAATagatatggattttataagtttaacctatagtttagaaatattaattataacattaggtttaatttttttagtacttatgattattatagtatagtataggtttatgatattagtagccttgtttgtgaaaaatggggtgattgcataagaataaattaattatgatattattaaaaagtgttatggatcaAGCATACATAAAGCACAAAAGCCCAATATgtttttgggcttagtaaattcgaaatcagcctagggaattagatttttttattttatggttagttaagatatttgtggattatgttgttatttacataattaaatagattttttgtaactcactacaccaaatacccatttccataacacatgaatataatactaataaaaaattattatggtaGTGTATTATATTTTGCAACTTTATGAAAAAAGGGTGGTAATATATTGCACCATCCCAccacttagctttttttttttttttttcatttctgagACCTGAGAATCTcttcaacatttctgagacccGAGGCACCCATTTCCTTTCTcttcaacatttctgagacccgagacacccatttccttcaacatttcagAGACCCatttcctttccttcaacctttTTGAGACCCATTTCCTTCAACATATCGACACAAAGAAGAGACCCATTTCTTCGGCTTGGTATGGTCTCCGAactcctcactctctctctctcttgtcttTCTCTATCTCTTTGTCAACCTTCGATTTCCAGTCGTTGGGCTTCTCAACTCTTTTCTTCTCTTCGGtcttggcaagccaggtaagTATTTAGTTGTAGATGTTAGATTTATCAACTTGAATCTCATAGAATCTATAAAATTTgtggttttcaaaattaattttcgaTTTTCCGTATGTGTTTTCGATTTTGCATATTGATTTTGCATATTGCTAGGATATATGTTTTGGTACAGTCTCATAGAATCTATTAAATCAGATTTTGcatatttcaaaattaaaatcttTGGTTGAGTTTTATGTGTTTTGTCTTTCTGGGATATGGTTAGAGTGGAGTTTTGTCTTGAAATATACTTGTCCTGAAAAGATTATTTTGACTGGTGTAACAGCCTAAAAAAACAGTCAAAATAGTATTCTTGTAAAAAAGGGCTTAACCCATACGCAGGTGGCTCATAGTGTGTTGTTCAGTGTACTTGTGAGTTGTGACTTTAATGGACCGAAGAAGCTGATATGAGTATCATTCTCCTGAAATTATTGATGTTTGAAACAGATGAAACaagttattgaatttttttttaagcaGTATATACGTTAAAGATagtaataataaataacatctattctgaaaaaaatatatatatttatatatattgctTATTGGGACCTTCATTAACTGCTAAATTTCTCAGATGCTTATCATTGATATCATTGAGGGCGGTCAAGCCTCTCAAAACAATAGCTGAATAGATCAAATCTTTGGcctttacacttttttttttagacaaaactaaatttgattttttttaaatcctCACATCCTAAACAAGAACTAGAAACAAAAGATTATGAGACCAAATTTCTAAGCTAATTTCCTAACACCACAAGCCTTTGTACATGGCAATTTGACATTCGGAGAAACACTTGCCACCATTATTTAGGAATTCTTTACAAGTAATCATTCAATGAAGCCGATCTTTGTTAGCATAGCATTCCTTACATTGCTAAGGTCTCTCCCTTTTAAGGTCCTACCAACTCCTTCAAATACagaaaaagaagatatttgaCTTCTTGCAAGCCTCCTAGAAATGAATTCATGTGGAGGTACCTTGCAATCATAATCACCAACGTAATCATTGTCGTCATCATCGTTgtaatcatcttcttcttcatgaTCTTCACCATCCCTTTTGTCGTTAACAAGTTCATCGTCGTCGCCACCATCATGATGATGATCATCATCATACCATGAAGCATTCCTAGAGGCCTTCTTTGACTTGTGCCTGTAACTATTTGGCCAATTGGGAATGCTGACAGGTGCTGATTGTTGCATTATTCTACCTTCATGAGAGGAGTTAATACTACTGTTGCTACTTTCAAATCCTCCTCTGATAGCTTTGGGAATCATTCTTGCAGCAGTTGGAACATGCCTTGGAACAGACAAAGCAGACTCCCTGCTGGATCTGTTATTGGTCTTGGAACTAGAATTTGTTCTTTCTTTGAGAACAGACCAAAcatcttcttcttcaaaatctccATCCCTCAAAGCTCTCCATACCCCACTGCTCTGCCAGAACAAACCATACCCATTTTCCATGATTGCTGCCTATACATAGAGCCATGTAGCAAAAATAGTTGTTTTTATTCAAAAGAGCAATAAACGAAAAACATTTATACAGGGAATCAAGAGAGAGAAGTCTAGAAAAATAGGGACCTGGTTTGTTTAGGGAAGCAAGAATTTTTACCTTTTTCCTTGACGGGGAACTACCACGCCACAACTCTCCCAGATTCTAAATATATAGATATCTACAAACAAAGGGAATCAAAATTTAGTTTAGCAACcaatctttcttttctttttcatcaGAAGAATTTTACAAAAATAGATAGAGAATGGAGTATAGTTTATTAGAATCAAAATATTTATATACTTAAATTCTAAGCTTACCAAGAGATGGCCGAAACTTCTTAGAGATATTGGCATATATGAAGAAGCCAAACTCTATAGGAACCAAAGAATAGTGCAAAAGGGCAAGTACAATACAAATTCTCCCAGTATGTGATAGGTGCTTGAGTATTTTACTTTTGGTCCCTTCAAGTCTGACTTTGACAAAGAAAGATAATGAGGGGTGGTGAACAAAAATTACAGTGAGCAAAAGAAACCTTTCTATGATGATACATTAATTATCTATTCTAAGAAGCTTTTAGATGACTACTGGTAGAGAATTATTCTATTTGTTATAGATTATAGTTTATGCATTTTAGGTGTTTGAGTGAATGTCTCAATAAGTACAAAATACTCAATAGAATTGTGTGTTATTTATTGTGTGAGTGGAAAATTACTACTGGTAgagaatttttttcttttcttttgattcTCTCAGTTGGTGTTTTGTGTGAATTTACACAACTTGATGCATATCTTCTTCTATCTAAATGATCTTTTTTGGCTTTTCTTGATATGAGAATTGACACTAACTGTATTAGGCATTATTGTCAGTATTTATTTACACTCTTCCTTCTAAGATTTGTATGGAACAATTCATTTCCAATTTGTTTTATGttcaaataaattcaaatttgattCTTTTTCATGTCATTAAAAGTTTTACATCACTGTCTTTTTCTTTATAATTTCATTTTAGCCAAATAAGAAGATTTAACTCCATCTCTATTTCGTTTCTCTATCTGATGTTATTCTAATaaattttggctatatattgttcttgcctatttaattttatttatttattttatttaatgctgagttttttttctctttagttGAAACTTTTCTAGTTGGCTGCCTTCAAAAGAAGAGGCAAGATACTTGGTGTGCAAGTACTTTTTTACGGGAGACTCTTATTTTTGTTTGCAAGAGGTATTCCTTTTACCTtggttttatattattgaaatattagaggagtttgaatatcttaaatattcatccatagtgaagtaggttcagagattattattgtgtgttgcggtgataacggaaggttgagaccttgtgtgtcttagtgaagtaggatctgagaaatttgtgtgctgtggcGAGATAAGGAATAAAACATGTGTGTTGTGTTGTCTATATGCTTGTTAAGGTAGCTTTCATTTCAAACTGATTTATATAAGTAGGTCACTTAATGTCAAAGAATAGTCAATAATTGAAAATACCACTACAAGAATACCAACCAAAAATAAAACCTCCCCTCCTTGATATTGAAAACCCAATAACTAAACACATAAAGAGAGAGTAATTTGAGTACTAATAAGATATAAGGAAGGCCATGCACGTGAAATTATTGGACAACTAGCATTGTTGATACTTATAAAAAAAAGGCCATGCCTAAGAGCAGCTTCCTACAGAGAGTCCCCACCAAAAGAAGAGCAAAAATTCCTCAACACCTTCAAACTATCTGCATTGTCAAATATCCTAGCATTAAATTAGATATACAATTCTACATATAGCTATACTTGCATTTTTCTATATAAGAACATATGAATGTCTATGAATACAAATATCTATtccatatataaaaaattatatatattcctcatcttcatataaggaaaataaaaacttaaaaaaaaattatttagctGGAAATTAAGGAGTTATGACATTAAAACAAATTACTTTTCTTGAGGTAAAAACAATACCCtcatatggaattaaaaaataatgatgaGTTAGGATATGGAATTAAGAAGAATATATTAATACTTGTCAATTAAACTAAAGtaaattttatttgaattttagaGTTATGAAGCATTAAAGTAAATATGCACCttttatgagaaaaaaataatatattcattGCCCATGGTAGTAAAAGCTATAAGAATAGCAATTAGAGATTGTGTTATTGAAATAGAAAGAGAAATATCTAAGTGTAAAAGCACAATTCTACTCACTCAATTCCTCATTCCTCTACTTGACCAGGTTGGCTATATGTACCCTTTTAAACTGCCCCAAACCCAGTGCTAACAATGCTCCCCTCCCATTAGAGTGCCATGTGTCCATACTAACAATTCACTCCTAGCCAACTAGAGTCCTATCATTCTTTCCTTTGATAAATGAGCTTAATTGATTATTTAAATTGGTGCCAGTTTCAAATGCTTCAATCTAGCATTCAAAGAATGGGATTACTCGAAAACAAATACATTATATTCTCTATTCCAAAATAGGAGTTGTACTTGTCTTTCTAAACTGCATAGCAATACCATCAAATAAGAAGTACTAAAATTTCTAAGTCACTTCAGTATAAATCCATGTACATTATCTAACAATAACATCTCAATGTAACTTCACTTTATATAGTTACATTGTGTACAAGAACAAAAGCTTGagtaacaaaaataataaaattaaataaaaaagaataatataCCTGATGCTCGAACAATcgatgatatggtaataattaagttttatactgtttgtatttttgcttccattattgtagtctctattttataatctctattttataatctctattgttgtattgtgtagaaaaaaataaaatgagaatgttaaaatatctagaatcgatgcttttcggagagcccataccaagaagaatggtgaacctgtaaacccaacggcatctgatatttttgtgagtattagtcatttaatttttgggaatttatatttattttccataATTCATAGattagttatactaatttatatgcagggttcattgaatgagattctccttgaagacccaaaatctggaactatagacaacgctgatgaggatgccttgacaaaattgtttggtaacccaaaatctggtcgTTTAATCGGACACGGAAGAGACGTAACAAGGTCGAAactaactgttgttaatatgtgcaatagcaagatctccaagttagaagaagagcaacagaatatgaagctcaaaatgactgaaatgatgaatctacttaaagaacacttggtggtaattctatcttgcacttataaaccttagttttcttttcttccaatgaaacttatcttggttttatatttaggttggtggtaaaaTGACACCAAGTgaaggacagtctcgcaatgtaccgcagtcaaacaatattcagtcccctaaggtaaattatcaaagttgttattgttttaaattttcattttagaagaacaaatacagaaactaatatattctctttaaaatcaatttggtagagtattgaactagaaaaaagacataactttacagaagggaagaatgcttgctacttgcttgattGGGTagatgtaattgttgctgaaggtcattgggattctagtgatctgaagataactgtacatggaaagcctcttggaccagactttatgcgagtatgggttgacaTTGATATTGTACCTGAATCTTACTTATTTTGTCCTAATAATGCGATGcatacaatacaagaagcagttggttccacagttacatggccttctaaaaaagttattccaagaggtacattttcatactcaaaaaataaccaatgtcttataatttagtgtttggtttctttgttttctttggtgtagttgtgaattcattattttgtatgtggtgtcctctcttggatataatttccatagcatttttcttgaagtaatttgtgatgatagataataacaataaaatatttctttgtttattttacaGATGTGACAATcgaaatagaaaaggatacttaattttgaaggctttgtgttgggcagctgtagaatattttgtattgaaagtagtaacttttcaatatattgaatatttaagactacttgaatacttaaataacattttgttgttgatgacagtgttgaatgttttaaactaatttgtggattgttaatacaatgttgaatgcttttactttttgttatttgaaaatcaagttcatttaatgatgctagtatatattagaaagctaattttaattatataaaaataattaaaatataatagaataaattagtgttatataaatgaatatataatgagaatttaaacttatctaaatattaaaataatacaaaaattatgttataatatctattacaataacactttttatgcaatgaattttgttatgcaaaattcattatataacacaaaaaatgtgttatactaaagtgtagtataacacaaatttataagtattgaaatgtgttaaataatcgactataaataacataattaaacacttatctatttattaaaataacacagaaagtgtgttatcgttgatagtataataacacatctgtataacaatgataaagtgttatgtaaagtacattgacctacgataacatagtcagtcttaacacatcaaaatgtgttatggtatgttttgataacacatttttggtgttattaaaagcattttttcttgtagtgactttAGGGGACTGTAACTTCTGAATTATTGTTTACcaagttatgttatgaatttcgaaaaatagtatttctagaaagttgtagataattgaattatgtttCTAACGATATAATGATGGTCTAAACTGGAATCCTACagctctagttatgttgattttactacaggtgagtttcgAGTtgcgagatttaggaagttagaggtTCAGATATTTTttatgttagattattcctcaattatttaataaaaatattaataagataatttagagatattttctacagaagttaggattctattttatttaaatttaaatttggattataattagaatgaaattaattatgtttaaataaaagaaagatctagaaactctagaaccttccagaaccattaagagcatgacacttgtcataatcatgtttatttaagaatttaagtttaaataaaagaaagatctagaaactctagaaccttccagaaccattaagaacatgacacttgtcatgattatgtttatttaaggatttaagtatttttttaataggatagtttcactcctcaaacactataaataggacccttcactcaaccattttattcattcttcaagcacagttcagagcctccaagctgcttagatttttcttgagagaaacattagggttttgggataaaacCTTTACCATCTTAAGCTTTGTAAACACTTGcgtagtgagatatagtgtgatttcgatatcgaggtgtagaacgGTTCTAGTTTATCCAAGGTGTTTGAGTTCTTTAATTTAAGGTTCTTCTCAGttagtttcttctttgatggtttagtttttttttcatctattttctttagaaactcgcCATTAttgatgtttggttttaggagttccaatcccgctcttgtctccaatattccgatttttggtaaggaaaattaggtagtttagtattaggaTCTAGTTAGGATatggtttatgtttgtatgaactaacatttcaggtacaataaatgggtaagtgtgtctggacctaaggtgtccaatgatgtatgatagACTATGTCCGGTacgctcggttgccaaaactttatgacgtacctatgtccggtgtatgacggacttatgtccggtgtatgacagacttttgtccggagtttaattgccacccctgtataaacacttatatttttattatatctgacttattattatgacccatagttacAATTATGATTATGGTTTATGATcgatgacctatagttatgattatgatttatgacctacgatgtatgatctatgacctatgacttatgacttagagtatgacctatgatttatagattatgatttagaattatgacttaagttatgatatgatctagaggtttgtgttggtatgacttttgtgaatttatgttatgtttgattatatgactaacccttgtttgtattttccttactgggcttagatgctcactccttatgatgatgttatttcaggaaattaaggatagaaaggtcggtggcgagtgggacctaaaaGCTTCGTGATGTAATCGTTGGGggccatatagtcgaggaagatcaagcgggactatttttttattttattaaatcatgttattttaaaaagttttatttaattattgctcatttttattttaaagacaattatgttattttaaaaaaaaccatGACCAcgtatttattttcatgtttttttaagtttttattcaataaaagagcaatatttacgattacgacccaacgctgtgttctcagtaatctatgagaaattagggcgttacagttgaggaagcgacttgggagctatAGTCGGATATCTGGGATCAGTATGTTGATTAGTGTTCAAGTATTGGAAATTATGAGTTTTTAATGGAATATATATGCTACTATGTGAAtcacatgagttatattattatatgatagtttatgcatgcttatgtgtattaagtGTGCTTAAAGACCAACTTTTATTAAAAAGAggcatttttcgtaattttgacccgttgattgtataactgtaattttatatgctatgtgcttgagaccataTTATTCTATGGAGATATATGTTATATTCAGCTTGAGCCGATCCTTTTGAAAAAATGAacagaaaagtcacaatggggataaATACTCGGCTCAGGGTAAGCCAAGGGGTATTTCACTATTACAATAATAgccttttacttcagttttttagGCTAATAGTCTTCGGTTTTTGCTAAAATAGAAACCGAAGTCTATCCATGCGAAGTTAAAACCTTACAATAACCAAAGTTAAAAATTAAGAATAGACTTCGGTTATTACATAAAAATCGAAGTCTACTCTTAgatttaacttcggtttttatgtaATAACGAAAGTTAAAAGGTTTCAGTGTGAATATTTAAaccttttaacttcggttattgCATAAAAATTGAAGTTAAAGGTATAAATagacttcggttattatgtaataaCCGCAGTTAAAggattatttaaaataaaaaaaaatatttgttaagTAATAATcgaattgtatatatatttttgttttgtaataaatgaaatatatatttatctCATGTTATAtaaccaaatatttattttagatttaatatttAGAAATCTAATTTAGTTTAGTATAAAAAATGTTTTATTTCCTTTACTAacattattatgatttaatttatcatTTGCATAAATAAAATTCCACAAGTTTGTAATCTTATAAAAACATTCATATATACTAAACATTCATTTTTTTGTCTAAAAAAAAACATAGTATTCATATTTTTCTAACCTAATTGAT contains the following coding sequences:
- the LOC133789967 gene encoding protein S40-7-like, producing MENGYGLFWQSSGVWRALRDGDFEEEDVWSVLKERTNSSSKTNNRSSRESALSVPRHVPTAARMIPKAIRGGFESSNSSINSSHEGRIMQQSAPVSIPNWPNSYRHKSKKASRNASWYDDDHHHDGGDDDELVNDKRDGEDHEEEDDYNDDDDNDYVGDYDCKVPPHEFISRRLARSQISSFSVFEGVGRTLKGRDLSNVRNAMLTKIGFIE